From the genome of Amycolatopsis sp. NBC_01488, one region includes:
- the paaB gene encoding 1,2-phenylacetyl-CoA epoxidase subunit PaaB: protein MEGVPAAPGPVKHDWPLYEVFVRGKRGLNHVHVGSLHAADDQMALHHARDLYTRRNEGVSIWVVRASDITASSPDEKDPFFAPSGDKVYRHPTFYDIPEEVPHI from the coding sequence CTGGAGGGCGTCCCGGCCGCGCCCGGCCCAGTCAAGCACGACTGGCCGCTGTACGAGGTGTTCGTCCGCGGCAAGCGCGGGCTGAACCACGTGCACGTCGGGTCGCTGCACGCGGCTGACGACCAGATGGCCCTGCACCACGCGCGGGACCTCTACACCCGCCGCAACGAGGGCGTGTCGATCTGGGTCGTGCGGGCGTCGGACATCACGGCGTCGTCGCCGGACGAGAAGGACCCGTTCTTCGCGCCGAGCGGCGACAAGGTCTACCGCCACCCGACGTTCTACGACATCCCCGAGGAGGTGCCGCACATATGA
- the paaI gene encoding hydroxyphenylacetyl-CoA thioesterase PaaI produces the protein MTNAAHTMFAADEASRALGIALVEAGDGRAVATMTITPAMVNGHDIAHGGYVFLLADTAFACACNTHGPVTVAAGAEISFVAAGRLGDHLVATATERTRYGRNGIYDVTVHRETPGGPEVVAEFRGRSRVLSAKRDEA, from the coding sequence ATGACCAACGCCGCGCACACCATGTTCGCCGCCGACGAGGCTTCGCGCGCGCTGGGCATCGCGCTGGTCGAAGCGGGTGACGGCCGCGCCGTGGCGACCATGACGATCACCCCCGCGATGGTCAACGGCCACGACATCGCGCACGGCGGGTACGTCTTCCTGCTGGCCGACACCGCCTTCGCCTGCGCCTGCAACACCCACGGGCCGGTGACGGTCGCCGCGGGCGCCGAAATCTCCTTCGTCGCGGCCGGCCGGCTCGGGGACCACCTCGTCGCCACCGCCACCGAGCGCACCCGCTACGGCCGCAACGGCATCTACGACGTCACCGTGCACCGGGAAACCCCCGGCGGCCCCGAGGTCGTCGCCGAATTCCGCGGCCGCAGCCGCGTCCTCTCCGCGAAACGAGACGAAGCATGA
- the paaZ gene encoding phenylacetic acid degradation bifunctional protein PaaZ — translation MALLRSYVSGEWHTATGEGVPLHDAATGEEVARISSAGVDFAGALEYGRRVGGPALRELTFHQRAALLKALASHLREHREELYALSARTGATLGDSKFDIDGGIGVLFSYGSKGKRELPNDTVYVEGAVEPLSRGGTFVAQHIATPLRGVAVQINAFNFPVWGPLEKFAPAFLAGVPSLVKPASQTAYLTARLIELIVESGILPEGSLQFVAGSVGDLLDHVTAQDLVSFTGSASTAQKLRAHPAIIRNAVRFTAEADSLNCSILGPDAVKGTTEFDLFVKQLTTEMTVKAGQKCTAIRRAFVPAALLDDVASAASERLAKVTVGNPTAEGVRMGALASLEQREEVRRSLKALLDAGSVVFGDPEQVDVVDADAERGAFISPVLLKADPERSEPHEVEAFGPVSTLMPYTSTEQVVDFAARGGGSLAGSIVSADKEFVREVVLGAAPYHGRLLVLDADDAKESTGHGSPMPQLVHGGPGRAGGGEEMGGIRGVLHHMQRTAVQGSPAVLSAVTGRWVTGAPRTEGDVHPFRKSLAELRIGDSVVAGPRTVSQEDVDHFAEFTGDTFYAHTDPEAAAANPLFGGIVAHGYLVVSFAAGLFVSPEPGPVLANYGLENLRFLTPVKVGDSLTVTLTAKQITPRIDQEYGEVRWDADVTNADGESVAKYDVLTLVSKEQP, via the coding sequence ATGGCATTGCTGCGCAGCTACGTCTCGGGTGAGTGGCACACGGCGACCGGCGAGGGCGTCCCGCTGCACGACGCGGCCACGGGCGAGGAGGTCGCCCGGATCTCGTCGGCGGGCGTCGACTTCGCGGGCGCGCTGGAGTACGGCCGCCGCGTCGGCGGCCCGGCGCTGCGCGAGCTGACGTTCCACCAGCGCGCGGCCCTGCTGAAGGCGCTGGCCTCGCACCTGCGCGAGCACCGCGAAGAGCTGTACGCACTCTCCGCGCGCACCGGCGCCACGCTGGGTGACTCGAAGTTCGACATTGACGGCGGCATCGGCGTCCTGTTCAGCTACGGCTCGAAGGGCAAACGCGAGCTGCCGAACGACACCGTCTACGTCGAGGGCGCCGTCGAGCCGCTTTCGCGCGGGGGCACGTTCGTCGCCCAGCACATCGCGACGCCGCTGCGGGGCGTCGCCGTCCAGATCAACGCGTTCAACTTCCCGGTGTGGGGTCCGCTGGAGAAGTTCGCCCCCGCGTTCCTCGCCGGCGTCCCGAGCCTGGTCAAGCCCGCGAGCCAGACGGCCTACCTGACCGCGCGCCTGATCGAGCTGATCGTCGAGTCCGGGATCCTGCCGGAGGGCTCGCTGCAGTTCGTCGCCGGCAGCGTCGGCGACCTGCTCGACCACGTGACCGCGCAGGACCTGGTGTCGTTCACCGGCTCGGCGTCGACCGCCCAGAAGCTGCGGGCGCACCCGGCGATCATCCGCAACGCCGTCCGGTTCACCGCCGAGGCCGACTCGCTGAACTGCTCGATCCTGGGCCCGGACGCGGTCAAGGGCACCACCGAGTTCGACCTGTTCGTCAAGCAGCTGACCACCGAGATGACGGTCAAGGCGGGCCAGAAGTGCACCGCGATCCGCCGCGCGTTCGTCCCGGCCGCGCTGCTGGACGACGTCGCTTCCGCCGCGTCCGAGCGGCTCGCGAAGGTGACGGTCGGGAACCCGACGGCGGAAGGCGTCCGCATGGGTGCGCTGGCCAGCCTGGAGCAGCGCGAGGAGGTCCGGCGGTCGCTCAAGGCGCTGCTGGACGCCGGGAGCGTCGTGTTCGGCGACCCCGAGCAGGTCGACGTGGTCGACGCGGACGCCGAGCGGGGTGCGTTCATCTCGCCAGTCCTGCTCAAGGCGGACCCGGAACGTTCGGAGCCGCACGAGGTCGAGGCGTTCGGCCCGGTCTCGACGCTCATGCCCTATACGTCCACCGAGCAGGTCGTCGACTTCGCCGCTCGCGGTGGCGGCAGCCTCGCCGGGTCGATCGTCAGCGCCGACAAGGAGTTCGTGCGCGAGGTCGTCCTCGGCGCGGCGCCCTACCACGGCCGGCTGCTGGTGCTGGACGCCGACGACGCGAAGGAGTCGACCGGCCACGGCTCGCCGATGCCGCAGCTGGTCCACGGCGGCCCGGGGCGCGCCGGTGGCGGCGAGGAGATGGGCGGCATCCGCGGCGTGCTGCACCACATGCAGCGCACGGCGGTCCAGGGTTCCCCGGCCGTCCTGTCGGCGGTCACCGGCCGCTGGGTCACCGGCGCGCCGCGCACCGAAGGCGACGTCCACCCGTTCCGGAAATCCCTGGCTGAGCTGCGCATCGGCGACTCCGTCGTCGCCGGGCCGCGGACGGTCAGCCAGGAGGACGTCGACCACTTCGCCGAGTTCACCGGCGACACGTTCTACGCCCACACCGATCCCGAGGCCGCGGCCGCGAACCCGCTGTTCGGCGGGATCGTCGCGCACGGCTACCTGGTCGTCTCGTTTGCGGCAGGGTTGTTCGTCTCGCCCGAGCCGGGCCCGGTGCTGGCCAACTACGGCCTGGAGAACCTGCGGTTCCTCACCCCGGTCAAGGTCGGCGACTCGCTGACCGTGACGCTCACCGCCAAGCAGATCACCCCGCGGATCGACCAGGAGTACGGCGAGGTCCGCTGGGACGCCGACGTCACCAACGCCGACGGCGAGTCCGTGGCCAAGTACGACGTCCTGACTCTCGTGTCGAAGGAGCAGCCGTGA
- a CDS encoding adenylate/guanylate cyclase domain-containing protein, which produces MTDSSEELQQRLERVLLGGRRKYTRLEVAEKAGVPDDRSRRLWRALGFATVRDDEVVFTDADVEAMRTADQLVQSGLIDPSIEVSVTRALGQHLSRLAEWQVDMLWELIREQPELGRSERQVARLVDRLLPELEQVQNFVWRRHLAAYAGRAFAAAGDNVEARTEVVGFVDMVGYTRLTRQIDEEELSRVLDAFEMLATEVIAEHHGRVVKMIGDEVLFVADAAVDAAEIALTLTERTSADESLPAVRAGMASGRILSRFGDVYGSVVNLAARLTSVARPGTILVDRELASELAEEKAYELKMRRPVTVRGYNRLRPAALRRATEAPTGMFASSQQLAAEMLGLTDPATEPESETRPRRRRRRTR; this is translated from the coding sequence GTGACCGATTCGAGCGAAGAGCTCCAGCAGCGGCTCGAACGCGTCCTGCTCGGCGGCAGGCGGAAGTACACCCGGCTGGAAGTGGCCGAGAAAGCCGGCGTGCCCGACGATCGGTCACGCCGGCTTTGGCGCGCCCTGGGATTCGCAACCGTCCGCGACGACGAGGTCGTCTTCACCGACGCGGACGTCGAGGCGATGCGGACGGCGGACCAGCTGGTCCAGTCGGGGCTGATCGACCCGAGCATCGAGGTGTCGGTGACGCGCGCGCTCGGCCAGCACCTGTCGCGGCTGGCCGAGTGGCAGGTCGACATGCTGTGGGAGCTGATCAGGGAGCAGCCGGAGCTGGGCCGCAGCGAGCGCCAGGTGGCCCGGTTGGTCGACCGGCTGCTGCCGGAGCTGGAGCAGGTGCAGAACTTCGTCTGGCGCCGGCACCTGGCGGCGTACGCGGGCCGGGCGTTCGCGGCCGCGGGCGACAACGTCGAAGCGCGCACTGAGGTGGTCGGGTTCGTCGACATGGTCGGCTACACGCGCCTGACGCGCCAGATCGACGAAGAGGAGCTCAGCCGGGTGCTCGACGCGTTCGAGATGCTCGCGACCGAGGTGATCGCGGAGCACCACGGCCGCGTGGTCAAGATGATCGGCGACGAGGTCCTGTTCGTGGCGGACGCGGCGGTCGACGCGGCGGAGATCGCGTTGACGCTGACCGAGCGAACGTCCGCGGACGAGAGCTTGCCGGCGGTCCGCGCGGGAATGGCTTCGGGCCGCATCCTGTCGCGGTTCGGCGACGTGTACGGATCGGTGGTCAACCTGGCGGCCCGCCTGACATCGGTCGCTCGCCCGGGCACGATCCTGGTGGACCGCGAGCTGGCTTCGGAACTCGCGGAGGAGAAGGCGTACGAGCTGAAGATGCGCAGGCCGGTGACGGTCCGCGGGTACAACCGCCTCCGTCCAGCGGCGCTGCGGCGAGCCACCGAGGCGCCGACGGGGATGTTCGCGAGTTCGCAGCAGCTGGCGGCGGAGATGCTGGGGTTGACCGACCCGGCCACTGAGCCGGAGTCCGAGACACGCCCCCGCCGCCGACGGCGGCGCACCCGCTGA
- the paaE gene encoding 1,2-phenylacetyl-CoA epoxidase subunit PaaE: MAFHPLKVAGVTRLCDDAVAVTFDVPASLAAEYAFKPGQSLTLRRSVDGRDERRSYSICAAAGAAPRVGVRLVPDGLFSSWLVNEVRPGDTIEVATPTGSFTPDLSEGGHHVLIAAGSGITPVLSIVSSLLATPDATVTVLYGNRRTDTVMFADELADLKDRAPSRLELIHVLSREPREAELFTGRLDVPKLRSLFSSLIPVSSVDHWWLCGPFEMVTGAQELLTSLDVPRARIHQELFYVDTPPEPVTHEDPSVAGESSEVRVVLDGRSSTMTLPRTSSVLDGAQRFRPDLPFACKGGVCGTCRARVTDGKVDLRRNFALEEAEVEAGFVLTCQSYPVSEELTVDFDA; this comes from the coding sequence GTGGCGTTCCATCCCTTGAAGGTCGCGGGCGTCACGCGGTTGTGCGACGACGCGGTCGCCGTGACGTTCGACGTGCCTGCTTCCCTGGCTGCCGAATACGCCTTCAAACCGGGTCAGTCGCTGACTTTGCGGCGTTCGGTCGACGGCCGCGACGAGCGCCGGTCGTATTCGATCTGCGCGGCGGCGGGCGCGGCGCCCCGGGTGGGCGTCCGCCTGGTGCCGGACGGCCTGTTCTCGTCCTGGCTGGTGAACGAGGTCCGCCCGGGCGACACGATCGAGGTGGCCACGCCCACGGGTTCCTTCACCCCCGACCTGTCGGAAGGCGGCCACCACGTCCTGATCGCGGCGGGCTCGGGCATCACCCCGGTGCTGTCGATCGTGTCGTCGCTGCTGGCCACCCCGGACGCGACGGTGACGGTGCTGTACGGCAACCGCCGCACGGACACGGTGATGTTCGCGGACGAGCTGGCCGACCTGAAGGACCGCGCGCCCTCCCGCCTGGAGCTGATCCACGTGCTGTCGCGCGAGCCGCGCGAGGCGGAGCTGTTCACGGGGCGCTTGGACGTGCCGAAGCTGCGTTCGTTGTTTTCTTCCCTGATTCCGGTGTCCTCTGTGGACCATTGGTGGCTGTGCGGTCCGTTCGAGATGGTGACGGGCGCGCAGGAGCTGCTGACGTCCCTGGACGTGCCCCGCGCGCGAATCCACCAGGAGCTGTTCTACGTCGACACCCCACCTGAGCCGGTGACGCACGAGGACCCCTCGGTGGCGGGGGAGTCCTCGGAAGTCCGCGTGGTTCTGGACGGCCGCTCGTCGACAATGACGTTGCCGCGCACATCGTCGGTCCTGGACGGCGCCCAGCGCTTCCGCCCGGACCTCCCGTTCGCCTGCAAGGGCGGCGTGTGCGGCACGTGCCGCGCCCGCGTGACGGACGGCAAGGTGGACCTGCGCCGCAACTTCGCGCTGGAAGAGGCCGAGGTGGAGGCGGGCTTCGTCCTGACGTGCCAGTCCTACCCGGTCTCAGAGGAGCTGACGGTCGACTTCGACGCCTGA
- the paaD gene encoding 1,2-phenylacetyl-CoA epoxidase subunit PaaD yields the protein MVTAAAVAATVTDPELPMLTLADLGVLRSVSESDGRVVVAITPTYTGCPAMDTMRDDLEHALVSAGFADVEIRTQLSPAWSSDWISAAGREKLSAAGIAPPGAAPRRSGPIPLTLSAPVSRVRCPHCGSADTEEQSRFGATACKALRRCRACAEPFEQVKEI from the coding sequence ATGGTGACGGCGGCGGCCGTCGCGGCCACGGTCACCGACCCCGAGCTGCCGATGCTGACCCTGGCGGACCTGGGCGTGCTGCGTTCGGTGTCCGAGTCGGACGGCCGCGTCGTCGTGGCGATCACCCCGACGTACACGGGCTGCCCGGCGATGGACACGATGCGCGACGACCTGGAGCACGCGCTGGTTTCGGCGGGCTTCGCGGACGTCGAGATCCGGACGCAGCTGTCCCCGGCATGGTCGTCGGACTGGATTTCGGCTGCGGGCCGGGAAAAGCTCTCCGCGGCCGGTATCGCGCCCCCGGGCGCGGCCCCGCGGCGGTCGGGCCCGATCCCGCTGACGCTGTCGGCTCCGGTGTCGCGCGTTCGCTGTCCGCACTGCGGGTCCGCGGATACCGAGGAGCAGTCCCGTTTCGGCGCGACGGCGTGCAAGGCGCTGCGGCGCTGCCGCGCGTGCGCCGAGCCGTTCGAGCAGGTCAAGGAGATCTGA
- the paaA gene encoding 1,2-phenylacetyl-CoA epoxidase subunit PaaA yields the protein MTATLPETELEALFEHTIERDQRIEPRDWLPEGYRKTMIRQIAQHAHSEIIGMQPEGNWITRAPSLRRKAILLAKVQDEAGHGLYLYSAAATLGADRADLTDKLITGKQKYSSIFNYPTLTFADVGVIGWLVDGAAICNQVPLCRSSYGPYARAMIRICKEESFHQRQGYELLMTMMKGTQQQRDMVQEAVNRWWWPSLMMFGPPDADSPNTAQSMAWKVKRHTNDELRQRFVDMSVPQAAALGVTFPDPSLKWNAEREHYDFGAVDWDEFKNVLKGNGPCNASRIAHRRRAHEDGAWVREAAVAHAAKKERK from the coding sequence GTGACCGCCACTTTGCCCGAGACCGAACTCGAAGCGCTCTTCGAGCACACCATCGAGCGCGACCAGCGCATCGAGCCGCGTGACTGGCTGCCCGAGGGCTACCGCAAGACGATGATCCGGCAGATCGCGCAGCACGCGCACTCGGAGATCATCGGCATGCAGCCCGAGGGGAACTGGATCACGCGGGCACCGTCGCTGCGGCGCAAGGCGATCCTGCTGGCCAAGGTCCAGGACGAAGCCGGCCACGGCCTCTACCTGTACTCGGCGGCGGCGACGCTGGGCGCCGACCGCGCGGACCTGACCGACAAGCTGATCACGGGCAAGCAGAAGTACTCGTCGATCTTCAACTACCCGACGCTGACCTTCGCCGACGTCGGCGTGATCGGCTGGCTGGTCGACGGCGCCGCGATCTGCAACCAGGTGCCGCTGTGCCGGTCGTCGTACGGGCCGTACGCGCGGGCGATGATCCGGATCTGCAAGGAGGAGTCCTTCCACCAGCGGCAGGGCTACGAGCTGCTGATGACGATGATGAAGGGCACCCAGCAGCAGCGGGACATGGTCCAGGAGGCCGTGAACCGCTGGTGGTGGCCGTCGCTGATGATGTTCGGCCCGCCGGACGCCGACTCGCCGAACACCGCGCAGTCGATGGCGTGGAAGGTCAAGCGCCACACGAACGACGAGCTGCGGCAGCGCTTCGTCGACATGTCGGTGCCGCAGGCTGCCGCGCTGGGGGTCACGTTCCCCGACCCTTCGCTCAAGTGGAATGCCGAGCGGGAGCACTACGACTTCGGCGCGGTCGACTGGGACGAGTTCAAGAACGTGTTGAAGGGCAACGGCCCGTGCAACGCGTCGCGCATCGCCCACCGGCGCCGCGCGCACGAAGACGGTGCCTGGGTGCGGGAAGCCGCCGTGGCGCACGCCGCGAAGAAGGAGCGCAAGTGA
- the paaC gene encoding 1,2-phenylacetyl-CoA epoxidase subunit PaaC, giving the protein MSFDNVYESLTEENDARWAFGTGFEDPLSGVDTSVPSGVDGDRLAAYCLMLGDDALIFSHRLQEWCTNAPELEDEVAIANIGLDLLGQARLLLARAGKADGSSRTEDSFAFSRMENEFRNVRLAELGGGHFGHLIARLFVFSTWRLALLQRLVSSVDPVLAAIAVKGVKEVTYHRDYAAQWLVRLGDGTPLSHERMQEGLDAVWPYVGELFHTHEVEFVDAATLRPEFDLVLDEALSAATLVRPSSGELAGVSGRTGRDGVHTEQMGFLLAELQSVARAMPDAKW; this is encoded by the coding sequence ATGAGTTTCGACAACGTGTACGAGTCGCTGACCGAGGAGAACGACGCCCGCTGGGCGTTCGGCACCGGCTTCGAGGATCCGCTGTCCGGAGTGGACACTTCGGTGCCGTCCGGTGTGGACGGTGACCGGCTGGCCGCGTACTGCCTGATGCTGGGCGACGACGCGCTGATCTTCTCCCATCGGCTGCAGGAGTGGTGCACCAACGCGCCCGAGCTGGAGGACGAGGTCGCGATCGCGAACATCGGCCTCGACCTGCTCGGCCAGGCGCGGCTGCTGCTCGCGCGGGCGGGCAAGGCCGACGGCTCTTCGCGCACGGAGGATTCGTTCGCGTTCTCGCGCATGGAAAACGAGTTCCGCAACGTCCGGCTCGCGGAGCTGGGCGGCGGCCACTTCGGGCACCTGATCGCGCGGCTGTTCGTGTTCTCGACGTGGCGCCTCGCGCTGCTGCAGCGGCTGGTGTCGTCGGTGGATCCGGTGCTGGCGGCGATCGCGGTCAAGGGCGTCAAGGAGGTGACCTACCACCGCGACTACGCGGCGCAGTGGCTGGTCCGCCTCGGCGACGGGACGCCGTTGTCGCACGAACGGATGCAGGAAGGGCTCGACGCGGTCTGGCCGTACGTCGGCGAGCTGTTCCACACGCACGAGGTCGAGTTCGTCGACGCGGCGACGCTGCGGCCCGAGTTCGATCTCGTCCTGGACGAGGCCCTTTCCGCGGCGACGTTGGTGCGGCCGTCTTCGGGCGAGCTGGCCGGCGTCTCGGGCCGGACGGGCCGCGACGGCGTCCACACCGAGCAGATGGGCTTCCTGCTGGCGGAGCTGCAGAGCGTCGCCCGGGCGATGCCGGACGCGAAATGGTGA